A window of the Deltaproteobacteria bacterium genome harbors these coding sequences:
- a CDS encoding SDR family oxidoreductase — protein MTRLALVTGGSRGIGRAIVERLARDGADVAFIYRRDAAAAAEVEANVRALGRRCLALQADLGEPAALAAALDRLEAETDHVDVLVANAAATAFKPLLEVKPHHVEKTYAITVGAFLQMVQRIAPRMPGGGRIVTISGMDTHRYVAGHGVLASAKAALEALTRYLAVELGPRGITVNAVNPGYVDTDSVTLYFGDETSRQAFFEEVEGTTPLRAVGEPAEVAALVAFLCSPEASWMQGQVLYLDGGIFLHAPGHSVRWWRRTGRLP, from the coding sequence ATGACACGTCTCGCTCTCGTCACCGGAGGGTCCCGCGGCATCGGCCGCGCGATCGTGGAGCGCCTGGCACGCGACGGCGCCGACGTCGCGTTCATCTACCGGCGCGACGCGGCGGCGGCCGCGGAGGTCGAAGCCAACGTGCGCGCCCTCGGCCGGCGCTGCCTGGCCCTCCAGGCCGACCTCGGCGAGCCGGCGGCGCTGGCGGCGGCCCTCGACCGCCTCGAGGCCGAGACCGATCACGTCGACGTCCTGGTCGCCAACGCCGCGGCGACGGCCTTCAAGCCGCTCCTCGAGGTGAAGCCCCATCACGTCGAGAAGACCTATGCGATCACCGTCGGCGCCTTTCTCCAGATGGTCCAGCGCATCGCGCCGCGCATGCCGGGCGGCGGGCGGATCGTGACGATCTCCGGCATGGACACGCACCGCTACGTCGCCGGGCACGGCGTCCTCGCCTCGGCCAAGGCGGCGCTCGAGGCCCTGACGCGCTACCTCGCGGTCGAGCTCGGGCCGCGCGGGATCACCGTCAATGCCGTGAACCCCGGCTACGTGGATACGGACTCCGTCACGCTCTACTTCGGCGACGAGACGAGCCGGCAGGCGTTCTTCGAGGAGGTGGAGGGCACGACGCCGCTGCGTGCCGTCGGCGAGCCGGCCGAGGTCGCGGCGCTGGTGGCGTTTCTCTGCTCGCCCGAGGCGAGCTGGATGCAGGGGCAGGTGCTCTACCTGGACGGCGGCATCTTCCTGCATGCGCCGGGCCACAGCGTGCGCTGGTGGCGGCGCACGGGGCGGCTCCCGTAG
- a CDS encoding CoA transferase: MRPLDGVRVLDFTWVVAGPVATRILADLGADVIKVERRGAADFGDRRGGLSGTLMRGKRSVVLDLNRPRGLALARRLAAVSDVVIDNFSARVMSNLGLDYEELRSLRPDVICVRMTGFGLDGPYRDHVSYGPTLQALTGYTLLMAEPGAPPAGFGYSYSDLAGGNLGALAVLAALWHRRRTGCGQLVDLSQLEAVASLVGPTLLARALDGCASTPTGNASQEEPGAPHGVYPCAGEDRWLAISVFSDEDWARFARALGDPEWTGRFVSRAARLEHAAELDRLVAAWSRTQVAEEAMALLQTAGVAAGVVANAEDLCARDPQLAARGHFVEVPTPEGRTVRIDGPPFVLSDTPARIGGPGPLLGEHTGEVLRELLGCGEEELRALREEGVIG; the protein is encoded by the coding sequence ATGCGCCCGCTCGACGGCGTCCGGGTGCTCGACTTCACCTGGGTGGTGGCCGGCCCGGTCGCGACCCGCATCCTCGCCGATCTCGGCGCCGACGTGATCAAGGTGGAACGGCGCGGCGCGGCCGACTTCGGCGACCGGCGCGGCGGCCTCTCCGGCACGCTCATGCGCGGCAAGCGGAGCGTCGTGCTCGACCTGAACCGCCCCCGCGGCCTCGCTCTCGCCCGGCGGCTCGCGGCCGTCTCGGACGTGGTCATCGACAACTTCAGCGCGCGGGTCATGTCGAACCTCGGGCTCGACTACGAGGAGCTGCGCAGCCTGCGGCCGGACGTCATTTGCGTGCGCATGACGGGCTTCGGGCTCGACGGCCCGTATCGCGACCACGTGAGCTACGGCCCGACGCTCCAGGCGCTCACCGGCTACACGCTGCTCATGGCCGAGCCGGGCGCGCCGCCGGCCGGCTTCGGCTACTCGTACTCCGACCTCGCGGGCGGGAACCTCGGCGCGCTCGCCGTCCTGGCCGCCCTCTGGCACCGGCGCCGGACCGGGTGCGGCCAGCTCGTCGACCTCTCGCAGCTCGAGGCGGTGGCGAGCCTGGTCGGGCCGACGCTCCTCGCCCGCGCGCTCGACGGTTGCGCCTCGACGCCCACGGGCAATGCCTCGCAGGAGGAGCCGGGCGCGCCGCACGGCGTCTACCCGTGCGCGGGCGAGGATCGCTGGCTCGCGATCAGCGTGTTCTCCGACGAGGACTGGGCCCGCTTCGCCCGCGCGCTCGGCGACCCGGAGTGGACTGGGCGCTTCGTCAGCCGCGCGGCACGGCTCGAGCACGCGGCCGAGCTCGACCGTCTGGTCGCGGCGTGGAGCCGGACGCAGGTGGCGGAGGAGGCGATGGCGCTCCTCCAAACGGCCGGCGTGGCGGCGGGCGTGGTCGCCAACGCCGAGGACCTCTGCGCCCGCGACCCGCAGCTCGCCGCCCGCGGGCACTTCGTCGAGGTGCCGACGCCGGAGGGCCGCACGGTGCGGATCGACGGGCCGCCGTTCGTGCTCTCCGACACGCCGGCGCGGATCGGCGGGCCGGGGCCGCTGCTCGGCGAGCACACGGGAGAGGTCCTCCGGGAGCTGCTCGGCTGCGGCGAAGAGGAGCTCCGCGCGCTGCGTGAGGAAGGGGTGATCGGATGA
- a CDS encoding ACT domain-containing protein, which yields MGNRSRAVISVIGRDQKGVVARVSTYLASSNVNIEDIEQRVMEGLFIMTMLVDLSDLQTTLDELVLGLRRIGEEITMEVTVRLAGGPPERKRVAALVTREPHCLEQLIREREAGSLNGDLVVVLSNHPDLEPLARQHGIPFAWSASTDKTAHEDFLLARFAEYRPDLVVLARYMQILSQRVIDRYPFRIINIHPSLLPYHPGSNAYKQAWEEGVRVSGCTAHFVTEQLDAGPVILQDVFHIRVGEDTLEDVKGRGRALEAKVLAHAVELFLNDQLVVKDRKVIFRPGRFPGVAAGTS from the coding sequence ATGGGCAACCGCAGCCGCGCCGTCATCTCGGTCATCGGGCGCGACCAGAAGGGCGTGGTCGCCCGCGTCTCCACCTACCTCGCCTCCTCGAACGTCAACATCGAGGACATCGAGCAGCGCGTGATGGAGGGCCTCTTCATCATGACGATGCTCGTCGACCTGTCCGACCTCCAGACCACGCTCGACGAGCTCGTCCTCGGGCTCCGCCGGATCGGCGAGGAGATCACCATGGAGGTGACGGTCCGCCTGGCCGGCGGGCCGCCCGAGCGCAAGCGCGTGGCCGCGCTCGTCACCCGCGAGCCGCACTGCCTCGAGCAGCTGATCCGCGAGCGCGAGGCCGGGAGTCTGAACGGCGACCTCGTCGTCGTCCTCTCGAATCATCCCGACCTCGAGCCGCTCGCACGGCAGCACGGCATCCCGTTCGCATGGAGCGCGTCAACTGACAAGACGGCGCACGAGGACTTCCTGCTCGCGCGTTTCGCCGAGTACCGGCCCGACCTCGTGGTCCTCGCCCGCTACATGCAGATCCTGTCGCAGCGGGTGATCGACCGCTACCCCTTCCGCATCATCAACATCCACCCCTCGCTGCTGCCGTACCACCCGGGCTCGAACGCCTACAAGCAGGCGTGGGAGGAGGGCGTGCGCGTCTCGGGTTGCACGGCGCACTTCGTGACCGAGCAGCTCGACGCGGGCCCCGTCATCCTCCAGGACGTCTTCCACATCCGCGTCGGCGAGGACACGCTGGAGGACGTGAAGGGGCGCGGCCGTGCGCTCGAGGCCAAGGTCCTCGCGCACGCGGTGGAGCTCTTCCTGAACGACCAGCTGGTGGTGAAGGACCGGAAGGTCATCTTCCGCCCGGGGCGCTTCCCGGGCGTGGCGGCGGGCACGTCGTGA
- a CDS encoding adenylyl-sulfate kinase produces MDVADAIAARLGVRRVPTETLDGRTPGIEALRGDGVAGRVAFVASTLARHGVATVVAVPADRRADREHARTLLERMIEVYVRSAGGVPRPGYEPPERPEVEIVAPEPGGVDRTLRTLEILKLLPPGGDTPYSEEEEREVLRRLKGFGYV; encoded by the coding sequence ATGGACGTCGCCGACGCGATCGCCGCCCGGCTCGGGGTCCGGCGCGTCCCGACCGAGACGCTCGACGGCCGCACGCCGGGCATCGAGGCGCTGCGGGGCGACGGCGTCGCCGGCCGCGTCGCCTTCGTCGCCTCCACGCTGGCGCGCCACGGCGTCGCCACGGTCGTCGCCGTGCCGGCCGACCGCCGCGCCGACCGTGAGCATGCACGGACGCTCCTCGAGCGCATGATCGAGGTGTACGTGCGCTCCGCGGGCGGCGTCCCGCGCCCGGGCTACGAGCCGCCCGAGCGGCCCGAGGTCGAGATCGTGGCGCCCGAGCCCGGGGGTGTGGACCGGACGCTGCGCACGCTCGAGATCCTGAAGCTTCTCCCGCCCGGCGGCGACACGCCGTACTCCGAGGAGGAGGAGCGCGAGGTTCTCCGCCGGCTGAAGGGGTTCGGCTACGTCTGA
- a CDS encoding CoA transferase gives MAGALAGLRVLDLADQKGALAGKLLADLGADVVLVEPPGGGSPLRTIPPFWQGLPHPERSLFFWFYNTSKRGITLDVARPAGAALLRRLAADADVLIESEPPGRLATLGCGPEALRAANPRLVVASITPFGQRGPYCNWRASDTVAEAMGGMLFVNGHQAGPPLRAFGLQAYHQAGIFAAVGVLGALFARERTGRGQDVDVSLQAAVAGALEHVPGLWHQAGTVAARQGTLHWTRFFRVGRCRDGWVMHCTVGDWTSLVEWVKADGMAADLGDPAWEDVRHRAAGAEHLFDVLDAWAARYTVDELVEGAQLRRIPYAAVRPPEGLLRDPHLAERGFFVPIEHPELPATVPYPGAPFRLADAPWRITRRPPLVGEHNDEVYRGLGVDLPTLREQGIV, from the coding sequence ATGGCGGGCGCGCTCGCCGGTCTCCGCGTCCTCGACCTCGCCGACCAGAAGGGCGCGCTCGCGGGCAAGCTGCTGGCCGACCTCGGCGCTGACGTCGTGCTCGTCGAGCCGCCGGGCGGCGGCTCGCCGCTGCGGACGATCCCGCCGTTCTGGCAGGGGCTCCCGCACCCCGAGCGGAGCCTCTTCTTCTGGTTCTACAACACGAGCAAGCGCGGCATCACGCTCGACGTCGCGCGGCCGGCCGGCGCCGCCCTGCTGCGCCGCCTCGCCGCCGATGCGGACGTGCTCATCGAGAGCGAGCCGCCCGGCCGGCTGGCCACCCTCGGCTGCGGGCCGGAGGCGCTCCGCGCCGCGAACCCGCGGCTCGTCGTCGCGTCGATCACGCCCTTCGGCCAGCGTGGTCCCTACTGCAACTGGCGCGCCTCGGACACCGTCGCCGAGGCGATGGGCGGCATGCTCTTCGTGAACGGCCACCAAGCCGGCCCGCCGCTCCGCGCCTTCGGCCTGCAGGCCTATCACCAGGCCGGCATCTTCGCGGCCGTCGGTGTCCTCGGCGCGCTCTTCGCCCGCGAGCGGACCGGTCGCGGACAGGACGTCGACGTGAGCCTCCAGGCCGCGGTGGCGGGCGCCCTCGAGCACGTCCCCGGCCTCTGGCACCAGGCGGGGACGGTCGCGGCCCGCCAGGGGACGCTCCACTGGACGCGTTTCTTCCGCGTCGGCCGCTGCCGCGACGGCTGGGTCATGCACTGCACCGTCGGCGACTGGACGTCGCTCGTCGAGTGGGTGAAGGCCGACGGCATGGCGGCCGACCTCGGCGACCCCGCATGGGAAGATGTCCGTCACCGGGCCGCGGGCGCCGAGCACCTCTTCGACGTGCTCGACGCCTGGGCCGCGCGCTACACGGTCGACGAGCTGGTCGAGGGGGCGCAGCTCCGCCGCATCCCGTACGCCGCCGTGCGGCCGCCGGAAGGGCTGCTCCGCGATCCTCACCTGGCCGAGCGCGGCTTCTTCGTGCCGATCGAGCACCCGGAGCTGCCCGCGACCGTCCCGTATCCCGGTGCACCGTTTCGCCTGGCCGACGCGCCGTGGCGGATCACGCGTCGGCCGCCGCTCGTCGGCGAGCACAACGACGAGGTCTACCGCGGACTCGGCGTCGACCTCCCGACGCTCCGCGAGCAGGGGATCGTCTGA